A part of Homoserinibacter sp. YIM 151385 genomic DNA contains:
- a CDS encoding sialate O-acetylesterase, with protein sequence MRRLRVVSTMATLAIIALALSLTTASPPAADAAAPSPSTNASLQYVLVEATGGTGYRFKQYSSFASIPGTTPVEQSATSSRQIRAIASDGNRWFAILRSSTQNCFATFTSYANLVESRPHVLRCVDSPIDGYRGVAWDGRFFSTVYHDNGITYWQTYLTWGDVVTNTPYSTQASTRNTDGYRSIGYDPTSQVYFSLWGSGTAMWFLQYATFDDMITVTSTSESYSIPGNPPYVGLAVGPVNPVLDVYVVAGQSNAVGYGTDGAQLPASSADAQIRFFYRQGDGDDQYVSTSGTVTTLGVQTANFNRGSPPATSFGLEMGIGRTLYAQGRRDIAIVKVGYGNTDLASQWNPANANGLFTVLRDQLSAATSQWNQQGYRTRIAGFFWMQGDADALNQSMAANYGTNLTNFKAAVRSVAADRDLPFIVGRIRAGSNLPYAGAVRTAQSALRAGDPLTVAVIDTDAIPVASDNLHYNSTGEIALGNQMGSAFTTLSGW encoded by the coding sequence ATGAGACGCCTCCGAGTCGTATCGACGATGGCGACCCTCGCGATCATCGCTCTCGCGCTCTCGCTCACGACCGCGTCGCCGCCCGCCGCCGACGCGGCCGCACCATCGCCGTCGACCAACGCGAGCCTCCAGTACGTGCTGGTCGAGGCGACCGGCGGCACCGGCTACCGGTTCAAGCAGTACAGCTCGTTCGCGTCGATACCCGGGACGACCCCGGTCGAGCAGTCGGCGACGAGCAGCCGTCAGATCCGAGCGATCGCCTCGGACGGCAACCGCTGGTTCGCCATCCTCCGGTCCTCCACGCAGAACTGCTTCGCCACCTTCACCTCCTACGCGAACCTCGTCGAGTCTCGGCCCCACGTCCTCCGCTGCGTCGACAGTCCGATCGACGGGTATCGAGGAGTGGCGTGGGACGGCCGGTTCTTCTCGACCGTCTACCACGACAACGGCATCACCTACTGGCAGACGTATCTGACATGGGGAGACGTCGTGACCAACACCCCCTACAGCACGCAGGCCAGCACCCGGAACACCGACGGCTACAGGTCGATCGGGTACGACCCGACCTCTCAGGTCTACTTCTCGCTGTGGGGGAGCGGAACGGCGATGTGGTTCCTGCAGTACGCCACCTTCGACGACATGATCACCGTCACGAGCACCAGCGAGAGCTACTCGATCCCCGGGAACCCGCCCTACGTCGGACTCGCCGTCGGGCCGGTCAACCCCGTCCTCGACGTCTACGTCGTCGCCGGTCAATCCAACGCCGTCGGATACGGCACCGACGGCGCCCAGCTGCCCGCGAGCAGCGCGGACGCGCAGATCCGGTTCTTCTACCGGCAGGGCGACGGCGACGACCAGTACGTCTCCACATCCGGCACCGTCACGACACTCGGCGTCCAGACCGCGAACTTCAATCGCGGCAGCCCTCCGGCCACCAGTTTCGGACTCGAGATGGGAATCGGGAGAACCCTCTACGCACAGGGGCGACGAGACATCGCCATCGTCAAGGTCGGGTACGGCAACACCGATCTCGCGAGCCAATGGAACCCGGCCAACGCGAATGGCCTGTTCACGGTCCTGCGAGACCAGCTCTCAGCGGCGACCTCGCAGTGGAACCAGCAGGGGTACCGCACCCGCATCGCCGGCTTCTTCTGGATGCAGGGCGATGCCGACGCCCTCAACCAGTCCATGGCCGCGAACTACGGGACGAACCTCACCAACTTCAAGGCCGCGGTCCGCAGTGTCGCCGCCGACCGCGACCTGCCCTTCATCGTCGGGCGGATCCGCGCCGGATCCAATCTGCCGTACGCGGGCGCCGTGCGAACCGCGCAGAGTGCGCTGCGCGCAGGCGACCCGCTCACCGTCGCGGTGATCGACACGGA
- a CDS encoding LacI family DNA-binding transcriptional regulator — protein MSNPAPNPTRRATMDDVATRAGVSVTTVSRMLSGRRPVAVETRERIESVIAELGFRPNTAARALRMRRSHDIALILDNITHEANPMIARGAGRVLRSFGYNLIIYETDLDQAATRAVVDSVIDRGTDGAIVLIGTAPRAAFSALIDHGLPVIATRRPDAEWGVEETVWTDEEAGLALAASHVHASTSGAVAYIGGPEGDVNSEPRRRAFLQAAQEAGRPAAPALLELSPWSFDGGAAACERLLATGARFGGLVCANDLIAAGAVQSLRRHGLHVPSDVVVTGFDNIEAAALLDPALTTVDPFEIRLGELAATAMLARLEDGRRDDFERRILPALVVRASAPGH, from the coding sequence GTGAGCAACCCGGCACCGAATCCGACCCGCCGCGCCACCATGGACGACGTCGCCACGCGCGCCGGGGTCAGCGTGACGACGGTGTCGCGGATGCTGAGCGGCCGGCGGCCGGTCGCGGTCGAGACGCGCGAGCGGATCGAGTCGGTGATCGCCGAGCTCGGCTTCCGCCCGAACACGGCCGCACGGGCGCTCAGGATGCGGCGCTCGCATGACATCGCGCTCATCCTCGACAACATCACGCACGAGGCGAATCCGATGATCGCGCGCGGCGCCGGCCGCGTCCTCCGCAGCTTCGGCTACAACCTGATCATCTACGAGACCGATCTCGACCAGGCTGCGACCCGGGCCGTCGTCGACTCCGTGATCGACCGCGGCACCGATGGTGCGATCGTGCTGATCGGCACCGCACCCCGGGCGGCGTTCTCCGCGTTGATCGATCACGGGCTCCCGGTGATCGCCACGCGGAGACCCGATGCCGAGTGGGGCGTCGAGGAGACGGTGTGGACCGACGAGGAGGCCGGGCTCGCCCTCGCCGCGAGTCATGTCCACGCGAGCACCTCCGGCGCCGTCGCCTACATCGGCGGACCCGAGGGCGACGTGAACTCGGAGCCGCGGCGCCGCGCGTTCCTGCAGGCGGCGCAGGAGGCCGGCCGGCCCGCCGCACCCGCGCTGCTCGAGCTCTCGCCGTGGTCGTTCGACGGCGGCGCCGCCGCGTGCGAGCGGCTGCTCGCCACGGGCGCCCGGTTCGGCGGGCTCGTGTGCGCGAACGACCTGATCGCGGCCGGAGCCGTGCAGTCGCTCCGCCGGCACGGCCTGCACGTCCCGTCGGACGTGGTCGTGACCGGCTTCGACAACATCGAGGCCGCCGCGCTCCTCGATCCCGCCCTGACGACGGTGGACCCCTTCGAGATCCGCCTGGGCGAGCTCGCGGCCACGGCGATGCTCGCACGACTCGAGGACGGGCGGCGTGACGACTTCGAACGGCGCATCCTGCCCGCGCTCGTGGTCAGGGCCTCCGCGCCGGGCCACTGA
- a CDS encoding ABC transporter substrate-binding protein, translated as MKSDHISPAARRLGAVALGVTLVALPLAGCAPSSGSGDGDAGGPVTLLTWGDTKFAELQGETYNDTFPDEEIDLKVVSGGQDDADSLEKFRLALSSGQDIPDIVQLNYSSLAEFAEAGVLADLEPYVGDQLDGITNAGQELMQYDDQLLAVPYEVKTKLWFYRTDLFQEAGIDVAEVRTQDDFIAAGEKLQLVAPESYMWNLGPNPAAYNLGEILSGNGARFSEKEPECAIVVESDPGVRDGFTALKELRESGVVEPNIDDFSPEWQSGLADGTIASTLLASWFPSFLEEYAPDLAGKWGVTTWPEIGGADGGSEAAGSIFVIPADAPNKDAAARLLAGTLIDDEGAQAYVDARGGSFPSAVAAVVENAKSTPNEYFGDSLATAYEASSENYSVFPYDPASLTEAGIVQEQLVNYLAADDRDPSSFLQTAQQQIESQVGCPYSD; from the coding sequence TTGAAGTCCGATCACATCTCCCCCGCCGCGAGGCGTCTCGGCGCCGTCGCGCTGGGCGTCACGCTCGTCGCACTGCCGCTCGCCGGGTGCGCACCCTCGTCCGGCTCCGGCGATGGCGACGCCGGCGGCCCGGTCACGCTGCTGACCTGGGGCGACACGAAGTTCGCCGAGCTGCAGGGCGAGACCTACAACGACACCTTCCCGGACGAGGAGATCGACCTCAAGGTCGTCTCGGGCGGCCAGGACGACGCCGATTCGCTGGAGAAGTTCCGACTCGCCCTCTCGTCGGGCCAGGACATCCCCGACATCGTGCAGCTCAACTACTCCTCGCTCGCGGAGTTCGCGGAAGCCGGTGTGCTCGCCGATCTGGAGCCGTACGTCGGCGACCAGCTCGACGGCATCACCAACGCCGGCCAGGAGCTCATGCAGTACGACGACCAGCTGCTCGCCGTCCCCTACGAGGTGAAGACGAAGCTGTGGTTCTACCGCACCGACCTGTTCCAGGAGGCCGGCATCGACGTCGCCGAGGTGAGGACGCAGGACGACTTCATCGCGGCGGGCGAGAAGCTGCAGTTGGTCGCTCCCGAGAGCTACATGTGGAACCTCGGCCCGAACCCCGCCGCGTACAACCTCGGCGAGATCCTCAGCGGCAACGGAGCCCGCTTCAGCGAGAAGGAGCCGGAGTGCGCGATCGTGGTCGAGAGCGACCCCGGCGTCCGTGACGGCTTCACCGCGCTGAAGGAGCTGCGGGAGTCCGGCGTGGTCGAGCCGAACATCGACGACTTCTCTCCCGAGTGGCAGAGCGGGCTCGCCGACGGCACGATCGCGTCGACGCTCCTCGCGAGCTGGTTCCCCAGCTTCCTCGAGGAGTACGCCCCCGACCTCGCCGGCAAGTGGGGCGTCACCACCTGGCCCGAGATCGGCGGCGCCGACGGCGGCAGCGAGGCCGCCGGCTCGATCTTCGTGATCCCCGCCGACGCCCCGAACAAGGATGCCGCGGCCAGACTGCTCGCCGGCACCCTGATCGACGACGAGGGCGCGCAGGCCTACGTCGACGCCCGCGGCGGCTCGTTCCCGTCGGCGGTCGCCGCCGTCGTCGAGAACGCGAAGTCCACGCCGAACGAGTACTTCGGCGACAGCCTCGCGACCGCCTACGAGGCCTCGAGCGAGAACTACTCGGTGTTCCCGTACGACCCGGCCAGCCTCACCGAGGCCGGCATCGTGCAGGAGCAGCTCGTGAACTACCTCGCCGCCGACGACCGCGACCCGAGCAGCTTCCTGCAGACCGCTCAGCAGCAGATCGAGTCGCAGGTCGGCTGCCCGTACAGCGACTGA
- a CDS encoding carbohydrate ABC transporter permease yields MTTATGAPSAFALGAPTSRPRRRPRALIAPYLFLAPFFVSFLAFFAIPSVVSLGLSLFRYRGYGELRFIGLDNYSALFSSPTFWQQVQNTLFYWLVPLVPMMGLAFLLALMVRSRLAALGRIYKPLLFIPQIMAPVAAAIVWRVILSREGVVNDIFGLEVGWLSDPATARWSVAALLVWRSLGWYFVIFLAALTSISDDVLEAAEVDGAGPAARVRYMIIPLMRPIFLFAIVIDTIGSIQLFAEPNLLLGTGASAVAPPTGAPIMNQVVSNVSGGQFGLASAAGWIIFAAIGAISIIQFRVLRSGDRS; encoded by the coding sequence ATGACTACCGCGACCGGGGCACCGAGCGCCTTCGCGCTCGGTGCCCCGACATCCCGTCCCCGACGGCGGCCACGCGCCCTCATCGCCCCCTACCTCTTCCTCGCACCGTTCTTCGTCTCGTTCCTGGCGTTCTTCGCCATCCCATCGGTCGTCTCGCTCGGGCTCAGCCTGTTCCGGTACCGCGGATACGGCGAGCTCCGGTTCATCGGCCTCGACAACTACTCGGCCCTGTTCTCGTCGCCGACGTTCTGGCAGCAGGTGCAGAACACGCTCTTCTACTGGCTCGTCCCGCTCGTGCCGATGATGGGCCTCGCATTCCTGCTCGCGCTGATGGTGCGCTCCAGGCTCGCCGCGCTCGGCCGCATCTACAAGCCGCTGCTCTTCATCCCCCAGATCATGGCGCCGGTCGCCGCGGCGATCGTCTGGCGGGTCATCCTGAGCCGAGAGGGTGTCGTGAACGACATCTTCGGCCTGGAGGTCGGCTGGCTCAGCGACCCGGCCACGGCGAGATGGTCGGTCGCGGCGCTGCTCGTGTGGCGCTCGCTCGGCTGGTACTTCGTGATCTTCCTCGCCGCGCTCACGTCGATCTCGGACGACGTGCTGGAGGCGGCCGAGGTGGACGGCGCTGGGCCCGCCGCGCGAGTGCGGTACATGATCATCCCGCTCATGCGGCCGATCTTCCTGTTCGCGATCGTGATCGACACGATCGGCTCGATCCAGCTCTTCGCCGAGCCGAACCTCCTGCTCGGCACCGGGGCATCCGCCGTCGCCCCGCCGACCGGAGCGCCCATCATGAACCAGGTCGTGTCGAACGTCAGCGGCGGCCAGTTCGGTCTCGCGTCCGCGGCCGGCTGGATCATCTTCGCCGCGATCGGCGCGATCTCGATCATCCAGTTCCGGGTGCTGCGGAGCGGAGACCGCTCATGA
- a CDS encoding carbohydrate ABC transporter permease, producing MRSQRIVLNLFLVAACFIAVYPFLVMLFGSFKDGGQITANPAGIPTAPTVDNFVDLLTGRTGAIVWRALLNSVIVTVPYTALTVLISSMAGYAFARYDFRGKRVLFGVLIASMLVPIEVNIPTMYAMFAQIDWLNSYQVQIVPGTASVISMFMARQFMEGLPGEVFEAARVDGAGHWRSFWRIGLPMSAPVLGAIAVLTFVAKWSDYLWPRIMTSDPAVQTFMVLLPALGSGDNANIIRIETLLAGAVLIVLPLVLVFLRFQNNLMNGVTGGAVRG from the coding sequence ATGAGAAGCCAGCGCATCGTCCTCAACCTGTTCCTCGTCGCCGCATGCTTCATCGCGGTGTACCCGTTCCTCGTGATGCTCTTCGGGAGCTTCAAGGATGGCGGCCAGATCACCGCGAACCCCGCGGGGATCCCGACCGCCCCGACGGTCGACAACTTCGTCGACCTGCTCACCGGGCGCACCGGCGCCATCGTCTGGCGGGCGCTGCTGAACAGCGTCATCGTGACCGTGCCGTACACGGCGCTCACCGTCCTCATCAGCTCGATGGCCGGGTACGCGTTCGCCCGGTACGACTTCCGCGGCAAGCGCGTGCTCTTCGGCGTGCTCATCGCCTCGATGCTCGTCCCGATCGAGGTCAACATCCCCACCATGTACGCGATGTTCGCCCAGATCGACTGGCTCAACAGCTACCAGGTGCAGATCGTCCCCGGCACCGCCAGCGTCATCAGCATGTTCATGGCCCGGCAGTTCATGGAGGGACTGCCCGGTGAGGTCTTCGAAGCCGCTCGCGTCGACGGCGCCGGGCACTGGCGATCCTTCTGGCGGATCGGGCTGCCGATGTCCGCACCCGTGCTGGGCGCGATCGCGGTCCTCACCTTCGTCGCGAAATGGAGCGACTACCTCTGGCCGAGGATCATGACCAGCGATCCCGCCGTCCAGACCTTCATGGTCCTCCTGCCGGCGCTCGGAAGCGGCGACAACGCGAACATCATCCGCATCGAGACGCTCCTCGCCGGTGCCGTGCTCATCGTGCTGCCCCTGGTGCTCGTCTTCCTCCGATTCCAGAACAACCTCATGAACGGCGTCACCGGCGGCGCCGTCCGCGGCTGA
- a CDS encoding beta-galactosidase produces the protein MTTPHRLSRRIALLSAATLALSAISIAMPAAAQAAPPAMATSGINAAPSARPWLGSFAANRDGWFDPGNGIATMNAQLAWMKAAGTDIVRVEFPWHLIEPTDEAYDWNRVDAIVAAVKNAGLKLHIEAMYTPQWAAQSGSATPGAPCAITENLYTGAPPIAGSFGDFMTDLITHVQATNPGGLEYIEIGNEFDVPRYYFGTVPQYVTSWLQPGYTAIKAADPSIKVLFNGLAYGNQTGWLGQALDAGAGGYFDILSIHSYDTGANALAAANTQRSYLTSRGYGSIPIWLTEFGSLEGGSNVPGASAKINTVLTSSAVQGAQLYEISDDDVYATPTHICQREPFGLVDHDNQKVKSSMTTWQTLQGGGAWGSIDDGATGTAAHKIAYQGSWYTSASTADGRFGGTTHYANTAGATATMTFSGKRVQLFANLSGGGGRASVSIDGGAAVTIDTYSAKYRTGRLVFDSGILGTGSHTVVVTALGTKTSASTNTWVDLDRFIVVSGSQATVDDATTGTAQNTFAYSAGWSASSGQNDGRFAGTTHYSNTAGSTATLTWVGTGIDIRANRSGGGGRATIAIDGGAPVSVDTYQAAYATDTSVRRVSGLPYGSHTVTITVSGTSSAGSSNAWFDLDRVILF, from the coding sequence ATGACGACACCCCACCGCCTCTCCAGGCGGATCGCGCTGCTCAGCGCGGCCACGCTCGCGCTCAGCGCCATCTCCATCGCCATGCCGGCAGCCGCACAGGCGGCGCCGCCGGCGATGGCGACCTCCGGCATCAACGCCGCCCCCTCCGCACGTCCCTGGCTCGGCTCGTTCGCGGCGAATCGCGACGGCTGGTTCGACCCCGGCAACGGCATCGCCACCATGAACGCGCAGCTCGCGTGGATGAAGGCCGCCGGCACCGACATCGTCCGCGTCGAGTTCCCCTGGCACCTCATCGAGCCCACCGACGAGGCCTACGACTGGAACCGTGTCGACGCGATCGTCGCCGCGGTCAAGAACGCCGGCCTCAAGCTGCACATCGAGGCCATGTACACGCCCCAGTGGGCCGCACAGAGCGGCTCGGCGACGCCGGGGGCGCCGTGCGCCATCACCGAGAACCTCTACACGGGTGCGCCGCCGATCGCCGGGTCCTTCGGCGACTTCATGACGGACCTCATCACCCACGTCCAGGCCACCAACCCCGGGGGGCTGGAGTACATCGAGATCGGCAACGAGTTCGACGTCCCCCGCTACTACTTCGGGACCGTCCCGCAGTACGTCACCTCCTGGCTCCAGCCCGGCTACACCGCCATCAAGGCCGCCGACCCGTCCATCAAGGTCCTCTTCAACGGCCTCGCCTACGGCAACCAGACCGGCTGGCTGGGACAGGCGCTCGACGCCGGCGCCGGCGGCTATTTCGACATCCTCTCCATCCACAGCTACGACACCGGCGCGAACGCCCTCGCGGCCGCCAACACGCAGCGGTCGTACCTGACCTCCCGCGGCTACGGATCGATCCCGATCTGGCTGACCGAGTTCGGGAGCCTCGAGGGCGGCTCCAACGTCCCCGGCGCCTCCGCCAAGATCAACACCGTCCTCACCAGCTCCGCGGTCCAGGGGGCTCAGCTCTACGAGATCAGCGACGACGACGTCTACGCCACCCCGACCCACATCTGCCAGCGCGAGCCCTTCGGCCTCGTCGACCACGACAACCAGAAGGTCAAGTCGTCGATGACGACCTGGCAGACCCTGCAGGGCGGCGGCGCGTGGGGATCGATCGACGACGGCGCCACCGGAACCGCGGCCCACAAGATCGCCTACCAGGGCAGCTGGTACACCTCCGCGTCCACCGCCGACGGACGCTTCGGCGGCACGACCCACTACGCCAACACCGCCGGCGCCACCGCGACCATGACCTTCTCCGGCAAGCGAGTCCAGCTCTTCGCCAACCTCTCCGGAGGCGGAGGCCGGGCATCGGTCTCGATCGACGGCGGCGCCGCGGTGACGATCGACACCTACTCCGCCAAGTACCGCACCGGACGCCTCGTCTTCGACAGCGGCATCCTCGGCACCGGCTCCCACACCGTGGTCGTCACCGCCCTCGGCACCAAGACCTCCGCGAGCACGAACACCTGGGTCGACCTCGACCGGTTCATCGTCGTGAGCGGAAGCCAGGCCACGGTCGATGACGCCACCACGGGCACGGCGCAGAACACCTTCGCCTACTCCGCAGGATGGTCCGCCTCCTCCGGGCAGAACGACGGCCGATTCGCCGGCACCACCCACTACTCCAACACGGCCGGCAGCACCGCGACGCTCACCTGGGTCGGCACCGGCATCGACATCCGCGCGAACCGATCCGGTGGCGGCGGCCGCGCGACCATCGCGATCGATGGCGGCGCACCCGTCTCCGTCGACACCTACCAGGCCGCCTACGCCACGGACACCTCCGTCAGGCGGGTCAGCGGGCTCCCCTATGGAAGCCACACGGTGACGATCACCGTCTCCGGGACGTCGTCGGCGGGAAGCAGCAACGCCTGGTTCGATCTCGACCGGGTCATCCTGTTCTGA
- a CDS encoding 3' terminal RNA ribose 2'-O-methyltransferase Hen1, giving the protein MLITLSYAAPSGAEHDSTALGYLLFKHPGRLQSFDVSVGSAHVFYPASTPERTTAALLLELDPVELSRSRRFAGDAFALAHYVNDRPYASSSMMAVALGKVFRTAMTGRSDTFPELAASPLPLEVVVEALPARGGAELVRELFEPLGWSVDAQPIPLDPERPDWGASRYVRLRLRGDIRLATALQQLYVLLPVLDDAKHYWVGEDEVGKLVRAGEGWLPDHPARDLITRRYLRHERRIVADAAARMGAPDGDGAVDGAADDEVEAAPALPLAGLRADAVLQALRDVRAHRVADVGCGEGALLARLLAEPGVTEIIGTDVSSRSLERAERRLDLRRAPDRVRERVRLLQSSATYQDDRIAGLDAIVLMEVVEHIDAGRLPAVEQSIWGAARPAAVIVTTPNADYNPLYPSLPAGALRHPDHRFEWSRAEFAAWAQGVATTHGYRVEHRPVGDEDAERGAPTQLALFVREDA; this is encoded by the coding sequence GTGCTCATCACGCTGAGCTATGCCGCGCCTTCCGGCGCGGAGCACGACTCGACCGCGCTCGGCTATCTCCTCTTCAAGCACCCGGGCCGCCTCCAGAGCTTCGACGTCTCGGTGGGCTCGGCGCACGTCTTCTACCCGGCATCGACGCCGGAGCGGACGACGGCCGCGCTCCTGCTCGAGCTCGACCCCGTCGAGCTGTCGCGCAGCCGCCGCTTCGCGGGCGACGCCTTCGCGCTCGCGCACTACGTCAACGACCGCCCCTACGCGTCGAGCAGCATGATGGCGGTCGCCCTCGGCAAGGTCTTCCGCACCGCCATGACGGGCCGCAGCGACACCTTCCCCGAGCTGGCGGCGTCGCCGCTTCCGCTCGAGGTGGTCGTCGAGGCGCTCCCGGCGCGCGGCGGCGCGGAGCTCGTGCGCGAGCTCTTCGAGCCGCTCGGCTGGAGCGTCGACGCGCAGCCGATCCCGCTCGACCCGGAGCGCCCCGACTGGGGCGCCTCGCGCTACGTCCGACTCCGGCTGCGCGGCGACATCCGGCTCGCGACGGCCCTGCAGCAGCTCTACGTCCTGCTGCCGGTCCTCGACGACGCGAAGCACTACTGGGTCGGCGAGGACGAGGTCGGCAAGCTCGTGCGCGCCGGCGAGGGCTGGCTGCCCGATCACCCTGCGCGCGACCTCATCACCCGCCGGTACCTCCGGCACGAGCGGCGGATCGTCGCGGATGCCGCCGCGCGGATGGGCGCGCCCGACGGCGACGGGGCCGTCGACGGGGCCGCCGACGACGAGGTCGAGGCCGCCCCGGCCCTGCCGCTGGCCGGCCTCCGCGCGGATGCGGTGCTGCAGGCGCTCCGCGACGTCCGGGCGCATCGCGTCGCGGATGTCGGCTGCGGCGAGGGCGCCCTGCTCGCCCGCCTGCTCGCCGAGCCCGGCGTCACGGAGATCATCGGCACTGACGTGTCGTCCCGATCGCTCGAGCGCGCCGAGCGGCGACTCGATCTGCGCCGTGCCCCGGACCGCGTGCGCGAGCGGGTACGGCTCCTGCAGTCGAGCGCGACCTACCAGGACGACCGGATCGCCGGGCTGGACGCGATCGTGCTCATGGAGGTCGTCGAGCACATCGACGCGGGTCGGCTCCCCGCCGTCGAGCAGTCGATCTGGGGCGCCGCGCGTCCCGCGGCCGTCATCGTGACGACCCCGAACGCCGACTACAACCCGCTCTACCCCTCGCTGCCCGCCGGGGCGCTCCGGCATCCCGATCACCGCTTCGAGTGGTCGAGGGCCGAGTTCGCGGCGTGGGCGCAGGGCGTCGCGACGACGCACGGCTACCGCGTCGAGCACCGCCCGGTCGGCGACGAGGACGCCGAGCGGGGCGCGCCGACGCAGCTCGCGCTGTTCGTCCGGGAGGACGCATGA